In a single window of the Pseudomonas sp. B21-015 genome:
- the rmuC gene encoding DNA recombination protein RmuC produces MLEERLAMAQLTQDGLNAQLDTCRDEIADLSQANAAKQADLAAVRREVELLQIERDDARDAAHAWNIERAGKEAELRRLDAQAASLNAELREQQESHQQRLNDLQGSRDELRAQFAELAGKIFDEREQRFAETSQQRLGQLLDPLKERIQSFEKRVEESYQAEARERFSLARELERLQQLNLRLSDEATNLTRALKGQKTQGNWGELILERVLEHAGLEKGREYQTQVNLKGPDGERFQPDVIIYLPGDKQVVVDSKVSLTAYQQYVAAEDDSIGQIAIKQHVLSLRNHVKGLAGKDYKRLDGLHSLDFVLLFVPIEAAFSAALQAEPTLFQEAFDRNIVIVSPTTLLATLRVIDSLWKQERQSQNAREIAERAGWLYDKFVLFIQDLDEVGNRLQQLDKAYSSARNKLTEGRGNLVSRSEQLKLLGARASKSLPADLLERAMTDVDGLAELPE; encoded by the coding sequence TTGCTGGAAGAGCGCCTCGCCATGGCCCAGCTGACGCAGGACGGCTTGAATGCCCAGCTCGACACCTGCCGTGATGAAATCGCTGACCTGAGCCAGGCCAACGCCGCCAAACAGGCTGATCTGGCCGCCGTGCGCCGTGAGGTCGAACTGCTCCAGATCGAACGCGACGACGCCCGCGACGCGGCCCACGCCTGGAACATCGAACGCGCCGGCAAAGAGGCTGAGTTGCGTCGCCTGGACGCTCAGGCCGCCTCCCTCAATGCCGAGCTGCGCGAGCAACAGGAAAGCCATCAACAGCGCCTCAACGACCTGCAAGGCTCGCGAGACGAGCTGCGGGCGCAGTTCGCCGAGCTGGCGGGCAAGATTTTCGATGAGCGTGAGCAGCGCTTTGCCGAAACCAGCCAGCAGCGATTGGGGCAATTGCTCGATCCGTTGAAGGAACGTATCCAGTCGTTCGAAAAACGCGTCGAGGAAAGTTATCAGGCCGAGGCCCGCGAGCGCTTTTCCCTGGCCAGGGAACTGGAACGGCTGCAACAACTGAACCTGCGCCTGAGCGACGAAGCCACCAACCTGACGCGCGCCTTGAAAGGGCAGAAAACCCAAGGCAATTGGGGCGAACTGATTCTCGAACGGGTGCTTGAGCACGCGGGCCTGGAGAAGGGGCGTGAGTACCAGACTCAGGTCAATCTCAAGGGGCCGGATGGTGAGCGATTCCAGCCGGATGTGATTATTTATCTGCCCGGCGACAAACAGGTTGTGGTCGATTCCAAGGTCAGCCTCACGGCCTATCAACAATATGTGGCGGCAGAGGACGACAGCATCGGCCAGATCGCCATCAAGCAGCACGTGCTGTCCCTGCGAAATCACGTCAAAGGCCTGGCGGGTAAGGACTACAAGCGGCTCGACGGTTTGCACAGCCTGGATTTCGTCCTGCTTTTCGTCCCGATCGAAGCGGCATTTTCCGCGGCGTTGCAAGCTGAGCCAACGCTGTTTCAGGAGGCTTTCGACCGCAATATCGTGATTGTCAGTCCGACCACGTTGCTGGCCACCTTGCGGGTCATCGACAGCCTGTGGAAACAGGAGCGGCAGAGCCAGAACGCCCGGGAAATCGCCGAGCGTGCCGGTTGGCTGTACGACAAGTTCGTGTTGTTCATTCAGGATCTGGACGAGGTCGGCAATCGCTTGCAGCAACTGGACAAGGCCTACAGCTCTGCACGCAATAAACTGACAGAAGGCCGTGGCAACCTGGTCAGTCGCAGTGAACAGCTCAAATTGCTTGGGGCGCGGGCCAGCAAGAGCTTGCCGGCGGACCTGCTGGAGCGGGCGATGACCGATGTCGATGGCTTGGCCGAATTGCCGGAGTAG
- a CDS encoding sel1 repeat family protein, with the protein MKFRSVSVSAASTTSSVTPPKRFSMRVAEWLLDSPRLGENSNVKHLAGRLLKQPARDGVVAAQSRLGQLMCRECGNARDRRIGQELLRQAARAGDRRARQELGLIED; encoded by the coding sequence ATGAAGTTTCGCTCAGTATCAGTCTCTGCTGCCTCAACAACCTCCAGTGTTACCCCACCCAAGCGCTTTTCGATGCGTGTGGCCGAGTGGCTACTGGACAGCCCGCGCCTGGGCGAAAATTCCAACGTCAAACACTTGGCCGGACGTCTGCTCAAGCAGCCTGCCCGTGACGGCGTCGTGGCCGCGCAAAGCCGCCTCGGCCAGCTGATGTGCCGCGAATGCGGTAATGCCCGGGATCGCCGCATTGGCCAGGAGCTGTTGCGTCAGGCCGCGCGTGCCGGGGACCGACGCGCCCGACAGGAACTCGGCCTGATCGAAGACTGA
- a CDS encoding OmpP1/FadL family transporter, whose product MKKVMLKTTLSLAVALASTQIFAAGFAINEQSISGMGTGFAGRSSSADDASTIFGNPAGMSRLKREQVTGGVALLDAHTDISHASSRPNSGSNDGDMVPLLAVPMGYYVKPIDDHWAFGIGMYAPFGLVTDYEKGFAGRYFGSKSDVKVMTLQPTVSYAFNDKVSIGFGPTINRITGTLESNLSITQAAPDGKVKIKGDDTALGYNVGVLVQATDSTRVGLTYHSKVKYKLEGDTKVNYNVLAAVGQSPSQKYDASLDVTTPESVDLSLTHQLDDKWTLYAGSTWTRWSRLKEISAENKGVPTILNGQFGTITEEQNWHDTWAHAIGASYQLNKEWVLRTGLSFDQAPTNNVNRSPRIPTGDRKIFSLGAGWSPTDDLTIDVAYSYLREESVKINNSNNRGQTYNATYENSANGFGVGATYRF is encoded by the coding sequence ATGAAAAAAGTAATGCTCAAAACCACCCTTAGCCTCGCCGTTGCCTTGGCATCCACCCAGATCTTTGCAGCTGGCTTTGCCATCAACGAACAAAGCATCAGCGGGATGGGTACAGGTTTTGCCGGGCGATCTTCCTCTGCCGACGACGCAAGCACCATTTTCGGCAACCCTGCTGGCATGTCTCGCCTCAAGCGCGAACAAGTGACCGGCGGCGTCGCACTGCTCGACGCACACACGGATATCAGCCACGCCAGCTCCCGCCCGAACAGCGGCAGCAACGATGGCGACATGGTTCCCCTCCTCGCCGTGCCGATGGGTTACTACGTCAAGCCAATCGATGACCATTGGGCATTCGGTATTGGCATGTACGCCCCGTTCGGCCTGGTGACTGACTACGAGAAAGGCTTTGCCGGCCGTTACTTCGGCAGCAAGAGCGACGTAAAAGTCATGACCTTGCAACCGACTGTCAGCTACGCCTTCAACGATAAGGTGTCGATCGGCTTCGGTCCGACCATCAACCGCATTACCGGCACCCTGGAATCGAATCTGTCGATCACCCAGGCCGCGCCGGACGGCAAGGTCAAGATCAAGGGTGACGACACCGCGCTGGGCTACAACGTCGGCGTACTGGTTCAAGCCACCGACAGCACGCGCGTCGGCCTGACCTACCACTCGAAAGTGAAGTACAAGCTCGAAGGCGACACCAAGGTCAACTACAACGTCCTCGCGGCCGTGGGCCAAAGCCCAAGCCAGAAGTATGATGCTTCGCTGGACGTGACCACGCCTGAGTCGGTCGACCTCTCGCTCACTCATCAGCTGGATGACAAGTGGACCCTCTACGCAGGCAGCACCTGGACTCGCTGGAGCCGCCTGAAAGAAATCTCCGCCGAAAACAAAGGCGTGCCGACCATCCTGAATGGCCAGTTCGGCACCATCACCGAAGAGCAGAACTGGCACGACACCTGGGCTCACGCCATCGGCGCGTCCTACCAGTTGAACAAGGAATGGGTACTGCGTACCGGCCTGTCCTTCGACCAGGCACCGACCAACAACGTCAACCGTTCCCCACGGATCCCGACGGGCGATCGCAAGATTTTCAGCCTGGGCGCCGGCTGGAGCCCGACCGACGACCTGACCATCGATGTGGCGTACTCGTACCTGCGTGAAGAGTCGGTCAAGATCAACAACAGCAACAACCGTGGCCAGACCTACAACGCCACGTATGAAAACTCGGCGAACGGTTTCGGTGTAGGCGCGACCTACCGTTTCTGA
- a CDS encoding glutathione peroxidase yields MLMRWLAVPALLTAFAGLAQAAECPELLQGSLPKLRAKESIDLCQRFAGKPLVVVNTASFCGFAPQFKGLEALYQRYKDQGLEVIGVPSNDFKQESKDGAETAKVCYVNYGVTFTMTESQKVRGDDATHLFKVLAEQSSSPKWNFYKYVVDRQGKVIANFSSLTKPDNPEFIEAVEKALASKP; encoded by the coding sequence ATGCTGATGCGCTGGCTTGCAGTCCCCGCGTTGCTGACGGCTTTTGCCGGGTTGGCCCAGGCGGCAGAATGCCCGGAGTTGTTGCAAGGCTCATTGCCCAAGCTGCGTGCCAAGGAATCCATCGATCTGTGCCAGCGCTTCGCCGGCAAGCCACTGGTGGTGGTCAATACCGCGAGCTTCTGTGGCTTCGCCCCGCAGTTCAAAGGGCTTGAGGCGCTGTATCAGCGTTACAAGGATCAAGGGCTTGAGGTGATCGGTGTTCCGTCCAATGACTTCAAACAAGAGTCCAAAGATGGCGCAGAGACTGCCAAGGTCTGCTACGTGAACTACGGCGTAACCTTCACCATGACCGAGTCGCAAAAGGTCCGCGGCGATGACGCAACGCATTTATTCAAGGTTCTTGCTGAACAAAGCAGTTCGCCGAAGTGGAATTTCTACAAGTACGTGGTTGATCGCCAGGGCAAGGTGATCGCCAATTTCTCCAGCCTGACCAAGCCCGACAATCCCGAGTTCATCGAGGCGGTGGAGAAAGCCCTTGCCTCGAAACCCTGA
- a CDS encoding MFS transporter translates to MTSMWRTCGWVLLGSALILALSLGVRHGFGLFLAPMSAEFGWGREVFAFAIALQNLIWGLAQPFTGALADRFGAAKVVLIGGVLYALGLVFMGLSDSALTLSLSAGLLIGIGLSGTSFSVILGVVGRAVPPEKRSMGMGIASAAGSFGQFAMLPGTLGLIGWLGWSAALLVLGLLVALIVPLVSMLKDKPLPILGHEQTLSEALREACSHSGFWLLAFGFFVCGFQVVFIGVHLPAYLVDQHLPASVGTTVLALIGLFNIFGTYTAGWLGGRMSKPRLLTALYLLRAVVIVLFLWAPVTQVTAYLFGMAMGFLWLSTVPLTNGTVATLFGVRNLSMLGGIVFLFHQLGSFLGGWLGGVVYDRTGSYDLIWQVAVLLSLVAAALNWPVREQPVARLQTRMSAA, encoded by the coding sequence ATGACATCAATGTGGCGTACATGCGGTTGGGTGCTGTTGGGCAGTGCGCTGATTCTGGCGTTGTCCCTGGGAGTGCGACACGGCTTCGGGTTGTTTCTGGCGCCCATGAGTGCCGAGTTCGGCTGGGGCCGCGAAGTGTTTGCCTTCGCCATTGCCCTGCAGAACCTGATCTGGGGCCTGGCGCAGCCGTTCACCGGTGCACTGGCCGACCGCTTTGGCGCCGCGAAGGTGGTGTTGATCGGGGGTGTGCTGTACGCCCTGGGTCTGGTGTTCATGGGCTTGTCCGATTCGGCGCTAACCTTGTCCTTGAGCGCAGGGTTGTTGATCGGTATCGGTCTGTCCGGCACTTCGTTCTCGGTGATTCTCGGCGTGGTCGGCCGTGCCGTGCCACCGGAAAAACGCAGCATGGGCATGGGCATCGCCAGTGCTGCCGGTTCCTTTGGTCAATTCGCCATGTTGCCCGGTACGCTGGGGTTGATCGGCTGGCTTGGCTGGTCCGCGGCTTTGCTGGTGCTGGGCCTGCTGGTGGCGCTGATCGTGCCGCTGGTGAGCATGCTTAAAGACAAACCGCTGCCGATCCTCGGGCACGAGCAAACCCTTTCTGAAGCGCTGCGCGAAGCCTGCTCCCATTCGGGGTTCTGGCTGTTGGCGTTCGGCTTTTTTGTCTGTGGTTTTCAAGTGGTGTTCATTGGTGTGCACCTGCCGGCCTATCTGGTGGATCAACATTTGCCGGCCTCCGTCGGCACCACGGTGCTGGCGCTGATCGGGCTGTTCAATATTTTCGGTACTTATACCGCGGGCTGGCTTGGCGGGCGGATGTCCAAGCCGCGCTTGCTCACCGCTCTGTATCTGTTGCGAGCGGTGGTGATTGTGCTGTTCCTCTGGGCGCCGGTCACTCAAGTCACGGCTTATTTGTTCGGCATGGCCATGGGGTTCCTCTGGTTGTCGACGGTGCCCTTGACCAACGGCACGGTAGCGACCTTGTTCGGCGTACGAAATCTGTCCATGCTCGGTGGGATTGTTTTCCTGTTCCACCAACTGGGCTCGTTCCTTGGTGGCTGGTTGGGCGGGGTGGTGTATGACCGAACCGGGAGCTACGACTTGATCTGGCAGGTGGCGGTTCTCTTGAGTCTGGTGGCGGCAGCCCTGAACTGGCCGGTGCGCGAGCAGCCGGTGGCGCGTCTGCAAACCCGGATGAGTGCCGCATGA
- a CDS encoding MarR family winged helix-turn-helix transcriptional regulator encodes MLPSQCLCTNLRRAARGVTRHYDGALDGFGINVAQYSLLCNLQRLDQPSISSLAEAMGLDRSTLGRNLRVLEGEGLVTLVEGEDMRNRIVLLTETGRERLAAALPAWEAAQQRLIDRLGADKRETLLKLLDELA; translated from the coding sequence ATGCTTCCTTCTCAATGTTTGTGCACCAACCTGCGTCGCGCCGCTCGTGGCGTCACCAGGCATTATGACGGCGCTCTCGACGGCTTCGGGATCAACGTTGCCCAGTATTCTCTGTTGTGCAATCTGCAGCGTCTGGATCAACCGAGCATCTCGTCTCTGGCCGAGGCCATGGGCCTGGATCGCAGCACCCTGGGGCGCAATCTGCGGGTGCTGGAGGGTGAAGGCCTGGTGACGCTGGTCGAGGGCGAAGACATGCGCAATCGCATCGTCCTGCTCACTGAAACGGGGCGCGAACGTCTGGCAGCGGCCTTGCCGGCCTGGGAAGCGGCGCAGCAGCGGTTGATCGACCGTCTGGGTGCCGACAAGCGTGAAACCTTGCTGAAACTGCTGGACGAACTGGCTTGA
- a CDS encoding adenosylcobinamide-GDP ribazoletransferase has translation MLAFWIALQFLSSLPIRLPGMPTPEELGRSLLFYPLVGLLFGGILWALNWLLLGTPLLLHAALLLSVWVLLSGALHLDGLADSADAWLGGYGDRERTLTIMKDPRSGPIAVVTLVLVLLLKFAALLALIEQQHSVVLIIVPLIGRGALLGLFLTTPYVRPGGLGQALADHLPRLVGRQVLAISAVACVLMAGLSGVWALVLAIVVFVWLRQVMLRRLGGTTGDTAGALLELLEVALLVGLALL, from the coding sequence ATGCTGGCGTTCTGGATCGCCCTGCAATTTCTGAGCAGCCTGCCGATTCGCCTGCCGGGCATGCCGACGCCCGAGGAATTGGGCCGGTCGCTGCTGTTCTATCCGCTGGTCGGTTTGCTGTTCGGCGGGATCTTGTGGGCACTGAACTGGCTGTTGCTAGGCACGCCATTATTGCTTCACGCCGCACTGCTGCTGAGCGTCTGGGTATTGCTCAGCGGTGCGTTGCACCTGGATGGCCTGGCCGATAGCGCCGATGCATGGCTCGGTGGTTACGGCGACCGTGAACGCACCCTGACCATCATGAAAGACCCTCGCAGCGGGCCGATCGCGGTGGTGACGCTGGTGCTGGTGTTGCTGCTCAAGTTTGCCGCATTGCTGGCATTGATCGAGCAGCAGCACAGCGTGGTCCTGATCATCGTTCCGTTGATTGGCCGCGGCGCGTTATTGGGGTTATTCCTGACCACGCCTTATGTGCGTCCTGGCGGATTGGGGCAGGCGCTGGCCGATCATCTGCCGCGTTTGGTCGGGCGGCAGGTGTTGGCGATCAGTGCGGTGGCTTGTGTGTTGATGGCGGGCCTCAGTGGTGTATGGGCGCTTGTGCTGGCCATTGTGGTGTTTGTCTGGTTGCGGCAAGTGATGTTGCGGCGACTGGGAGGGACGACGGGCGATACCGCCGGGGCGTTGCTGGAGTTGCTGGAAGTGGCGCTACTGGTGGGCTTGGCGCTGCTCTGA